From the genome of Aliarcobacter lanthieri:
TCCTTTGTTTATATTTCATTTATTTAATAGTACAAGTTATAGTATTTCTTTATGTCATAGTAGTGATTTACCTAGTTTTAAATCTAGAAGTGGAGGTTTGTTTCTCCAAAGATTAAGTATGAAATGGGCTAAAAATATAGATATTTTAAATAAAAGTTTATTTAATATTTTTGCACATTCCTTTCCGAAATATATTTCAAAAACAAGTGTTACCCCAGGTGGTACATATATTAGAAAACAAGATATTAAACAAGATATTAAAAAAGATAAATTTATTTTTCTTTCTAGGTTAGCTTATGGTAAAGGAGTTGAAACATTTATAAAATTATTACCACAAATAGATTCATATGTAAAAAATAAATATTCTTTGGCTATATCATTTTATATATTTGGAGATGGTATCTTAAAGCAATTTGTGAAAGAACAAGTTGACTATCTTAAACAAAGTGGTATAGATATAAATTATGGTGGATTTGTTACTGCTGAAACTGTACTTCCAAATACAAAATGTATTTTTTCCATGCAAGATGCAACAAATTATCCATCTAGAGTTATTGCTGAAGGGTTGTCTTATGGCTGTAATGTTATAGCTTCAGATACAGGAGATACAAGAGAATTTGGAGAACTTAAAGGATTATTTTATTATTCAACAATTGATGAATTATTTAGAGCAATAGATAATATTATAATGGATGAATTTAATATAAATGATATAATTGATTCAGCAATAGTAAGGTTTTCTTCTGAAAGTTATATTAATTATTTTTATAGGGTTTTTAATGAAAACAATTATAAGTAGAAGTAAAAGTTTGCTTTTATTGTTTTTTGTATTATTGGTAAGTCTTTTAATTATATTATCTAGTAATATAGAAAAATGGCACATAGATGGTAGTATATATTGGATAGCTTCTGATGCTCCAGTTTATTATAATGCTTTAGAGATATTTACTTTAGAAGAATTTTTTAATAATTGGGATTGGTTTATAAATTTATCTTTAGTTTTTAATGTACAGCTGATTGGAAACATAACATTATATTTAATAATAGTAATGTTTTTATGTTTACTAGTTGTCAAATATTCTTTAAAATTTATTAAACCAAAATATAAATTGTTTTACTTATTGTTATTGCTAATTTTTCCATATGCAAATATTACATTTTTTTCTATCAATAAAGAAGTTTTTATGTTTTATTCAGTTGTTTTATTCAGTTGTTATTATTTGAATAAATCTATTCAAATTTTATTATTTTCATTATTATTAGCCTTTAGTGCACGTTCATACTTAATGATAAGCCTTATTTTGATGTTGTTTATTTTCCCAGTAAGATATAAACCAAGATGGAGTTTACTTTTATTGACAATGATTTGTCTTTCTATATTACCTTTTGTATTATCAAAATTAGTAGGATTCTCAACTGATTTTATTGATGGTGAAATAGGTGGAATGGCTATTCTCTTTTCTTCTTTAATTAGAGAAGGATTATATATGATAGTGTATCCTTTTAAATATTTAATTTTGATGCTTTCAAAAACATATCAGGGCTTTAATGTTGGCTTTAATTTTAACAATAGACCACAAGATTTACATGAATTTTTTGTATCATTTTTATCTTTTTTAGTTTTTTGTTATTCATTGTACATATATATATTTAAAAGAAAATTTACAGATAC
Proteins encoded in this window:
- a CDS encoding glycosyltransferase, whose protein sequence is MFLVIPKFLYPKLFKNISKDYSKNIFLLDMNKWSFIRFIYQYGIFFIKNAKPSDHFHYPLNPLFIFHLFNSTSYSISLCHSSDLPSFKSRSGGLFLQRLSMKWAKNIDILNKSLFNIFAHSFPKYISKTSVTPGGTYIRKQDIKQDIKKDKFIFLSRLAYGKGVETFIKLLPQIDSYVKNKYSLAISFYIFGDGILKQFVKEQVDYLKQSGIDINYGGFVTAETVLPNTKCIFSMQDATNYPSRVIAEGLSYGCNVIASDTGDTREFGELKGLFYYSTIDELFRAIDNIIMDEFNINDIIDSAIVRFSSESYINYFYRVFNENNYK